A section of the Rummeliibacillus pycnus genome encodes:
- a CDS encoding NAD(P)H-dependent flavin oxidoreductase yields the protein MTLMEQLKMKFPIIQAPMAGVTTPEMVVASANAGILGSIGAGYLSAEVTRAFIKEVKKETTKPFAVNLFVPNDVEATKEVLEEAYNALKPYRKKLMIADEGAILSTSEFDAQIDVIIEEDVKVCSFTFGIPSQEIMKKLKEHRIYTIGTATTVEEALLVQDCGLDAVVIQGEEAGGHRGSFTEPVELVTLHELLEGVNGKVKIPVIAAGGIATKKQVQEALESGAEAVQIGTAFIVSEESGAPEIHKKQILNAEEDVTALTKVFSGKLARGIENDFMVFMEDNTIAPYPYQNDLTMSIRKRAQEFGISSLMAMWAGRNLHLVEAGNVQEIVTRLTN from the coding sequence ATGACATTAATGGAACAATTAAAAATGAAATTTCCAATTATACAGGCACCGATGGCTGGTGTTACAACACCTGAAATGGTTGTAGCAAGTGCCAATGCGGGCATTTTAGGTTCGATCGGTGCAGGTTATTTAAGCGCTGAAGTTACGAGAGCTTTTATTAAAGAAGTGAAAAAGGAAACAACTAAACCATTTGCTGTAAATTTATTTGTCCCAAATGATGTTGAAGCTACAAAAGAAGTACTAGAAGAAGCTTATAATGCATTGAAACCATATCGAAAGAAATTAATGATTGCAGATGAAGGGGCCATTTTGTCAACTTCTGAATTTGATGCACAAATAGATGTCATCATTGAAGAAGATGTAAAAGTATGTTCTTTCACTTTCGGGATACCTAGTCAAGAGATTATGAAAAAACTAAAAGAACATAGAATTTATACAATTGGAACAGCTACAACAGTTGAAGAAGCACTATTAGTACAAGATTGTGGTTTAGATGCAGTTGTAATACAAGGAGAAGAAGCAGGGGGGCATCGTGGTTCATTTACTGAGCCTGTGGAATTGGTAACTTTACACGAACTACTCGAAGGTGTTAATGGGAAAGTGAAAATTCCTGTTATTGCTGCAGGGGGGATTGCTACTAAGAAACAAGTTCAAGAAGCACTTGAATCAGGTGCAGAAGCAGTTCAGATTGGAACAGCTTTTATTGTTAGTGAAGAAAGTGGTGCTCCGGAAATTCATAAAAAACAAATTTTAAATGCAGAGGAAGATGTTACTGCTTTAACAAAAGTCTTTTCAGGAAAATTAGCAAGAGGTATAGAAAATGATTTTATGGTTTTTATGGAAGACAATACGATTGCACCTTATCCATATCAAAATGACTTAACAATGAGTATTCGTAAAAGAGCACAAGAATTCGGAATCTCTAGCTTAATGGCGATGTGGGCAGGGCGAAATTTACATTTAGTTGAAGCTGGGAATGTACAAGAAATTGTTACGCGCTTAACCAATTAA